The genome window GCCCTCCTGCGCCGCGCCTTTCGCCGGGCCGATGCCGACCTGCCCGACAGCCTGCTGGCCTCCGAGGTCATCGCCTCGGGCGGAGACACCGCGCCGTCCTGGGGCGTCAAGGCCGGCCACGTCTTCGCCCCCGTCGAGCGCTGGCCCGTGCCCGGCGGCCAGATGGTCCGCTATCGCTGGGTCGGCGACGACGATGAGACCGGCCATGTGGTGGTCGGCTGGACCGAAGACGACGAGGTCTTCTGGATCTACTGATCCGGTTCAGCCGCGCGTTTCCCACGCCATCCAGACCGCCACGGCAGCGACCCCCAGCGCCATCGCTCCCCGCGCCCGGCCGCCCCGGGCCTGGCCGCCGACCATCCCCGCAACCCGCGCGGCCCCCATCACGATAGAGGCGTGCACGATCACGGCGACGGCCAGATGCAGGGTTCCCAGAATCAGGGCCTGGGTCAGCGCCGGGCCGTGGTCGGGCCGGATGAAGGTCGGCAACAGGGCGACGTAGAAGACCGCCGCCTTGGGATTCAGCAGATTGCCGGTCAGTCCCCGCAGGAACAGCGCCTGCCGCGTCCCTCCGTCATCCGTCCGGTCCGCCCCGGCCCCGCCGCCGCGCCAGGCGTCCCAGG of Brevundimonas subvibrioides contains these proteins:
- a CDS encoding LysE family translocator; this encodes MPHALWPVDPSVILPFLVAVSLIELTPGPNMGWLALVAAGRGRTAGLAAVVGITLGLAVWMLASAFGLTRVLLVWPLAFQVMRWAGVAFLLWLAWDAWRGGGAGADRTDDGGTRQALFLRGLTGNLLNPKAAVFYVALLPTFIRPDHGPALTQALILGTLHLAVAVIVHASIVMGAARVAGMVGGQARGGRARGAMALGVAAVAVWMAWETRG